A single window of Dermacentor albipictus isolate Rhodes 1998 colony chromosome 1, USDA_Dalb.pri_finalv2, whole genome shotgun sequence DNA harbors:
- the fry gene encoding protein furry isoform X2: protein MASQNNTDVKSWSNPASGGTSNNVSQSALVLPWGARKERQPFPPGIHFDTDVKPGEFVLRVLFAEFTLQAEKKIRTVLAEPLERPVSKSLQRGEDAVFDQLLSAFGSVAEHCLPSLLRTLFAWYDRQTVETVDMQRPRADSRAKSESEPRSDRDYLHERRDLAIEFIFCLVLIEVLKQLALHPGHEDLVGHIESLAFKHFRYRESSQTGPNAQNFNIVADLYAEVVAVLAQSRFQSVRKHFMAELKELRAKEPSPHTTQSIISLLMGMKFFRVKMAPIEEFEASFQFMQECASYFLEAKDKDVKHALAGLFVEILVPVAATVKTEVNVPCLKNFVEMLYSQTLDLCTKKKHSLALFPLVTCLLCVSQKLFFLQNWHCFLAMCLSHLKHRDPKMCRVALESLYRLLWVYMIRVKCESNTATQTRLQSIVNSLFPKGSKAVVPRDTPLNIFVKIIQFIAQERLDFAMKEIVFDLLSVGRPIKIILTPERMSIGLRAFLVVADSLQQKEGCPPMPRTVGVLPSGNTLRVKKTFINKVLTEDTAKSIGMSQYYYYVRKAFDDILKALDVQFGRPLMMTTTQNANKEPDDMITGERKPKIDLFRTCVAAVPRLIPDGMRRQDLVEMLSRLTVHMDEELRGLAFQALQNMVLDFPEWREDVIQGFIQFILQEVNDTFPQLLDNALRVLLQFLTTWKNALNGCGVKKEVPEIRIEQMTSALHLVEGVALVMLCNCRLSTRRLAAHILKETKVVMKLQLPPRAEEPVVDVIDRACPVAIEKCLPYLPASEKSAVLSAPVVDLQWLAERSSSAWTTGSPEGSTESSNRSPLDVLDLSCMDAWCACLMSFIHQDYVLKHCPTAVTQSWPIVTSRITCLFTHIELNPVNDNRASLLRTATVKKAPTERDVYLSLWRNYLLYACRVAPSNSNITVRYLSPDLSFSSSPENMSSDRAEHRFTGISNSGISATTLFKQIVPLLRSEQMDLRGAVVLGLSHVNSLALKDLMEELVGYIREAIDRKQENVRRRRRRDILRLQLTRLMESVAEHGTFGVSSCILDRDAGTLNTSFVEYIDGARLFLESENDKDVPEIVQEIKLHFCNFVHKLIKSFSLENHTHLLGHDLRRNLFYLFATWSGNLGVPFGVVEKRNSADESLTELEFSALQAMSSVLCCGPCMDPPGLNEESVIYHWLDSLLRSNDERLYHLAQETVVLLLDFNQDAGMLLDWLVDRCYTGEPQLADGCFTALATVFSVREYPCDHYMAIICVTLLNAGCPRANIQEMALQLLHILDHRFFHSKSALTIEEDLQDSIQLRHRSLSGDGLIIAGYPCSQEELCRQMAQVHPELTMRLFSEVTGRFQTARPEVRQNLLRCLLPWLGNMHLVDPHLTPGHPQELEALAPGERREGWGSAEATEMVLNNLFYLTAKFGDQHPKETEELWALLCRSGASNLRVVVRYLLIVAGLAPGELLPSAKRVALHMGRACPDRLLDALLAEMQLAETLGFSVERTETPPFFRLTSARKGSSSHSDDGNQAPDVAQERGTLHTKRRSTEDGSNECRGGSLRSNSSDRSRQDRSMLLSADEPRESQPDEEPEALDNFALLRRAAESEAKPETPQPHPLPMPEYGGYYAPLSEFLPESSLPVVGFHRCNLAVMLLTDVVVSGVPLDWGPHLPMLLHVLFLGLDHARPLVHEHCTRLLLNLLVVVAQHRDHLGIARILLDNRVRQLGYGIHSQPRVLTTTNFTEPVSMIDAASAHPTPATAATLVQDQSSTSQCNTATSSSTTTTMTTTITTGCQTNAQSSSNQPNLESTVRIKLGGTDLEQDLCCLRPIEATIKALTDFLASKKDSPLWAYEDITAKVWTVKSAEQLSTFVHHVVTVFKDSLPQAHIEQRWAQVALQLALSCSSRHYAGRSLQIFRALRVPITTRMLVDILSRLVETVAEQGEDMQGYVTELMLTLEEGVDSLDTNLRIDDLMREIFQSAPNIAGKDNRRSAPPPLDSPVGTPFVSHIRSTSYSVSYSGKKLPESPTSDCRESRSRAYTDDEARLRGNSLGRSRSALSLKMADEQYTQEDKMTLLAQFFWIAVSLLDSDYEHEFLLALRLLDKVLSKQPLENTDFLEKVDKIQHQMKWPGFPGLHALLLKGCTSPAAFDQTINILCQLTHHLDVPVVDPTESLAFPFHVMALLPYLLLNFDDPAPLCVRAARAIAQVCMERSQKLENLATVMTLYSQHSFSKENLQWTKCVVKYLYDAYSHVFIGIVSFLVETVEKGPPSLMQHMLNVLYCILLYMDIQSAAQTINADLLRAIARHVEGSHWKDVLKILKHVVARSSSLAAPPSSVPASLSGVTTADCISIASSTSFAESEFSAKRELPGRTIDFTFDLSITPVVGLNPDTKEESNETKEEKSSPRRSLSHNHSFSENGSLGGWRRPWLSQGRTREHLISLLTACGQRVGLPKSPSVIFSQTSDVAERQSSMCSSTEEVSATNNDVSADSKLDDGTHSDQQFGIFKDFDFLEYELESQEGESMDNFNWGVRRRSPPNFEVQCTGAVQPSGSDSSITVRYSVATPRREESSDDDAGSVSPLYDHSELPSCTSSLVFPAISLPLKGSFRRPGSPVSVSSQSFVSDGDLTLSNTSPSFSPLTATAPPLDDAEDAWRASLRRLMAASPEDTSSIYQTLGRLLRESFRKVSRMTRESCQLLSGTDCLRRVTALFLNVLDVLATQAELPFVYVDPQVTSIGRGGAVTERLRCLVLEEQEHWETFLEKREHLVEAADAVRSGAKLEALGESLSQELLLEQRLDLCRALYRLHFQVLLLLEGYRRLLEQLGWAAPQWQLADLSQELTAVRSEVLRSIEDTESERLSPPPPQGAESADPEDTLAALLNERRWAEVARHLHGQHSPGEEEDLEAVLAAYCQHLSQQRAGMPPFFAMTHPDPDLAVVGQRLRELSLQLSSALHALDIGAVAGAMVTSPDHTCIFDSSLFRKSDC, encoded by the exons ATGGCTTCGCAGAATAATACCGATGTCAAAAGCTGGTCGAATCCCGCCAGTGGCGGCACGAGCAACAACGTGAGCCAATCTGCATTAGTTCTTCCGTGGGGTGCTCGCAAGGAGCGACAGCCATTTCCCCCGGGAATACACTTTGATACTGATGTCAAACCCGGCGAATTTGTGTTGCGCGTGCTCTTTGCAGAGTTTACACTGCAAGCGGAGAAAAAAATTCGTACTGTGCTCGCTGAGCCACTGGAGCGACCAGTTTCCAAGTCATTGCAACGGGGCGAGGATGCTGTGTTCGATCAGCTGCTGTCCGCGTTCGGTTCAGTGGCCGAGCACTGCCTACCATCGTTACTGCGCACCCTGTTTGCATGGTATGACCGGCAAACAGTAGAGACCGTCGATATGCAGAGGCCGCGCGCGGACTCGCGGGCCAAGAGTGAGTCTGAACCCCGCAGTGACCGTGACTACTTGCACGAACGCAGGGATCTTGCGATTGAGTTCATCTTCTGCCTGGTGCTCATCGAAGTGCTCAAGCAGCTGGCACTACACCCGGGGCACGAAGATCTGGTCGGCCACATCGAATCACTGGCCTTCAAGCACTTTCGCTACCGCGAAAGTTCCCAGACAGGCCCAAACGCCCAGAATTTCAACATTGTAGCAGACTTGTACGCCGAAGTAGTGGCTGTGCTGGCGCAGTCGCGATTCCAATCGGTGCGCAAACATTTCATGGCTGAGCTGAAGGAGCTTCGTGCCAAGGAGCCAAGCCCTCACACAACACAGAGCATCATTAGCTTACTAATGGGCATGAAATTCTTCCGCGTAAAGATGGCACCCATAGAGGAGTTTGAAGCTTCGTTCCAGTTCATGCAAGAATGTGCCAGTTACTTCCTCGAGGCCAAGGACAAGGATGTCAAACATGCCCTTGCTGGCCTTTTTGTCGAAATTCTTGTTCCTGTTGCTGCGACTGTCAAGACGGAAGTTAATGTACCATGTCTGAAAAACTTTGTCGAAATGTTGTACTCGCAAACCCTTGACCTGTGCACCAAGAAAAAGCACAGCCTGGCATTGTTTCCGCTGGTCACCTGTTTGCTTTGTGTGAGCCAAAAACTATTTTTCCTTCAGAATTGGCACTGCTTTCTTGCAATGTGTCTCTCTCACCTCAAGCATCGGGATCCAAAAATGTGTCGTGTGGCACTAGAGTCACTGTACCGACTGCTTTGGGTATACATGATTCGTGTAAAGTGCGAAAGCAACACGGCTACACAGACTAGGCTTCAGAGCATTGTTAACTCACTTTTCCCCAAGGGATCCAAGGCAGTTGTACCACGAGACACCCCACTGAACATTTTTGTCAAGATCATTCAGTTCATAGCGCAGGAGCGCCTTGACTTTGCCATGAAGGAAATTGTTTTTGACCTGCTGTCTGTTGGCAGGCCAATCAAGATAATTCTTACCCCTGAGAGAATGAGCATTGGACTGCGGGCTTTCCTCGTGGTTGCAGACAGCCTGCAACAAAAAGAGGGCTGTCCACCAATGCCTCGAACTGTTGGTGTTCTTCCATCGGGAAACACCCTCAGAGTCAAAAAGACCTTTATTAACAAAGTGCTCACAGAGGACACTGCCAAGAGCATTGGCATGTCTCAGTACTACTACTATGTTCGAAAGGCTTTTGATGACATCCTCAAAGCACTTGACGTCCAGTTTGGTAGACCTCTAATGATGACTACAACACAAAATGCCAACAAGGAACCAGATGACATGATAACAGGGGAGCGAAAACCCAAGATTGACCTTTTTCGCACCTGTGTTGCTGCAGTGCCGCGACTCATTCCTGATGGAATGCGAAGGCAAGATCTAGTGGAGATGCTGTCAAGGTTGACAGTTCACATGGATGAGGAACTGCGTGGTTTGGCATTTCAGGCACTGCAGAACATGGTGTTGGACTTTCCAGAATGGAGAGAGGATGTCATTCAAGGTTTCATCCAGTTTATTCTTCAGGAAGTCAATGACACATTTCCACAACTGCTGGACAATGCCTTGCGTGTGCTGTTACAGTTCTTAACCACATGGAAGAATGCTCTGAATGGATGTGGCGTCAAGAAAGAGGTGCCGGAGATACGAATCGAACAGATGACAAGTGCCTTGCATCTTGTTGAGGGTGTGGCTTTGGTAATGCTCTGCAACTGTAGGTTGTCTACACGACGTCTTGCAGCTCACATCCTCAAGGAGACCAAGGTTGTAATGAAACTGCAGCTGCCACCACGTGCAGAAGAGCCCGTTGTGGATGTCATTGACCGAGCTTGCCCAGTTGCCATCGAAAAGTGTCTGCCCTACCTTCCAGCTTCAGAGAAGTCGGCAGTCCTGTCTGCACCAGTCGTGGATCTACAGTGGCTGGCCGAGCGATCCAGCTCAGCCTGGACTACAGGCAGCCCCGAAGGCAGTACAGAAAGCTCCAACAGAAGTCCCTTGGATGTTCTAGATTTGTCTTGCATGGATGCCTGGTGTGCATGCCTCATGAGTTTCATCCACCAGGACTATGTTCTGAAGCATTGTCCTACAGCTGTGACACAGTCATGGCCGATTGTGACCTCTCGGATCACTTGCCTCTTCACTCACATCGAACTCAATCCAGTAAATGACAACCGAGCTTCACTTCTTCGTACTGCAACTGTCAAAAAGGCACCCACAGAAAGGGATGTGTATCTCAGCCTGTGGAGAAACTACCTTCTTTATGCCTGCCGTGTTGCACCTTCCAACAGCAACATCACCGTTCGCTATCTATCGCCTGACCTGAGCTTCAGCTCTTCCCCCGAGAACATGTCTTCTGACCGGGCTGAACATAGGTTTACAGGCATCAGCAACAGTGGAATAAGTGCTACTACATTGTTCAAGCAGATTGTGCCCCTTTTAAGGAGTGAACAAATGGATTTGAGAGGAGCTGTCGTCCTCGGGTTGTCGCATGTCAACAGTCTTGCGCTCAAGGACTTGATGGAAGAACTGGTTGGCTACATCCGAGAAGCTATTGACAGAAAGCAGGAGAATGTACGTCGCAGGAGACGACGTGACATACTTCGCCTCCAGCTTACACGACTGATGGAATCTGTTGCCGAGCATGGTACCTTCGGTGTGAGTTCCTGCATTCTGGATCGTGATGCTGGCACACTCAACACGTCTTTTGTTGAGTACATCGATGGGGCACGACTCTTCCTTGAAAGTGAGAATGACAAGGACGTGCCCGAAATTGTGCAGGAGATAAAGCTTCACTTCTGCAACTTCGTCCATAAGCTCATCAAGAGCTTTTCTTTGGAGAATCACACTCACCTCCTTGGCCATGATCTGAGGCGCAACCTTTTCTATCTCTTCGCCACATGGAGCGGAAATCTGGGCGTGCCCTTTGGCGTTGTGGAGAAGCGAAATTCGGCTGACGAGAGCCTCACGGAATTGGAATTCTCAGCACTCCAGGCAATGTCCTCTGTTCTCTGCTGTGGACCATGCATGGACCCGCCTGGCCTGAATGAAGAGAGCGTCATCTACCACTGGTTGGACAGCCTGCTTAGGTCCAATGATGAAAGGTTGTACCACCTGGCCCAAGAGACGGTTGTCCTGTTGTTGGACTTCAATCAAGACGCGGGCATGCTGTTGGACTGGCTCGTGGACCGCTGCTACACCGGGGAGCCTCAGCTGGCAGACGGGTGTTTCACAGCACTTGCAACGGTGTTTAGTGTGCGTGAATACCCGTGCGACCACTACATGGCCATCATCTGTGTTACGCTTCTGAATGCTGGTTGTCCGAGGGCAAACATTCAGGAGATggcgctgcagctgctgcacATTCTTGACCATCGCTTCTTCCACTCCAAGTCAGCCCTCACCATAGAGGAAGACCTACAGGACAGCATACAACTGCGTCATCGTTCCCTCTCTGGTGACGGTCTCATCATAGCTGGCTACCCTTGCTCCCAG GAAGAGCTGTGCCGTCAGATGGCTCAGGTTCACCCTGAGCTGACCATGCGGCTCTTCTCGGAGGTGACAGGACGGTTCCAGACAGCACGGCCAGAAGTGCGCCAGAATTTGCTTCGGTGCCTGCTGCCCTGGCTGGGAAACATGCACCTCGTTGATCCACACTTGACCCCTGGCCATCCTCAGGAGCTTGA GGCTTTAGCACCAGGTGAACGTCGAGAGGGCTGGGGATCAGCTGAAGCCACAGAAATGGTGCTGAACAACTTGTTCTACTTGACAGCAAAGTTTGGGGACCAGCATCCCAAG GAGACAGAAGAACTGTGGGCCCTGCTGTGTCGCAGTGGGGCCTCCAATTTGCGAGTGGTGGTGCGTTACCTGCTGATTGTGGCGGGGTTAGCCCCCGGGGAGCTGCTCCCATCAGCCAAGCGCGTGGCATTACACATGGGGCGTGCCTGCCCTGATCGACTGCTGGATGCCCTCCTTGCCGAGATGCAGCTGGCTGAGACACTGGGTTTCTCAGTCGAGCGAACTGAGACACCACCATTCTTCCGTCTCACCAGTGCCCGCAAGGGCAGCAGCAGCCACTCAGATGACGGCAACCAG GCTCCAGATGTTGCCCAGGAACGCGGCACACTGCACACCAAGCGACGCAGCACAGAGGACGGGTCAAACGAGTGTCGAGGTGGTTCTCTGAGGAGCAACTCTAGTGACCGGTCGCGACAAGACCGCTCAATGTTGCTGTCTGCTGACGAACCCAGG GAGTCCCAGCCAGATGAAGAGCCAGAAGCACTGGACAACTTTGCCTTGCTGCGTCGGGCGGCTGAGTCAGAAGCAAAGCCAGAGACACCTCAGCCACATCCCTTGCCAATGCCAGAATACGGTGGCTATTATGCACCACTGTCCGAGTTTCTTCCCGAAAGCTCTCTGCCTGTGGTAGGCTTTCACAG ATGTAACTTGGCGGTCATGCTACTTACGGATGTTGTGGTGAGCGGCGTGCCTCTGGATTGGGGGCCTCACCTGCCCATGCTGCTCCACGTGCTCTTCCTTGGGCTCGACCATGCTCGACCACTTGTGCACGAACACTGCACTCGCCTCTTGCTCAATTTGCTTGTCGTTGTGGCTCAGCACAGGGACCACCTGGGGATTGCACGCATCCTTCTGGACAACCGTGTTCGTCAACTGGGTTATGGCATACATTCGCAGCCACGTGTGCTCACCACCACCAACTTTACGGAGCCAGTGTCAATGATTGATGCCGCGTCTGCTCACCCTACACCAGCAACTGCAGCCACCTTGGTTCAAGACCAGTCATCAACCAGCCAGTGCAACACAGCTACCTcatcgtcaacaacaacaactatgACAACGACGATAACCACAGGATGCCAAACCAATGCTCAGTCTAGCAGCAACCAGCCTAACTTGGAGTCCACTGTGCGAATCAAGCTGGGAGGCACAGACCTAGAACAAGATCTTTGTTGTTTACGGCCCATTGAAGCAACAATCAAGGCCCTAACTGACTTCCTTGCTTCTAAGAAAGACTCACCCCTATGGGCTTATGAAGATATCACAGCCAAAGTGTGGACCGTGAAAAGTGCGGAGCAGCTGAGCACATTTGTTCATCATGTGGTGACCGTGTTCAAGGACTCGCTTCCGCAGGCTCACATAGAGCAGCGGTGGGCACAAGTTGCCCTGCAGCTGGCACTTTCGTGCTCATCACGTCACTATGCAGGCCGTTCGCTGCAGATCTTTCGTGCATTGCGCGTGCCAATAACGACTCGCATGCTGGTTGACATCTTGTCGCGGCTTGTTGAAACTGTCGCCGAACAGGGAGAAGACATGCAGGGTTATGTAACAGAGCTAATGCTCACCCTTGAGGAAGGTGTTGACTCTCTGGACACAAACCTCAGAATTGATGATCTGATGCGAGAGATTTTTCAGTCAGCACCAAATATTGCTGGTAAAGATAACCGAAGGAGTGCTCCCCCACCCTTGGACTCTCCAGTTGGAACCCCGTTTGTTTCTCACATACGCAGCACTTCGTACTCAGTCTCCTACTCTGGAAAAAAGCTGCCCGAAAGTCCAACATCTGACTGCCGTGAGTCCAGGTCACGTGCATACACAGACGACGAGGCAAGATTGCGGGGCAACAGCCTGGGACGTTCTCGCAGCGCTCTCTCACTGAAGATGGCTGATGAACAGTACACTCAAGAAGATAAAATGACCTTGTTggcacagttcttttggatcgcTGTGTCCCTTCTTGATTCTGACTATGAGCATGAGTTCCTACTTGCCCTGCGCTTGTTGGACAAGGTGCTCAGCAAGCAGCCGCTAGAGAACACAGACTTCCTGGAAAAAGTAGATAAAATCCAGCACCAGATGAAGTGGCCTGGCTTTCCTGGACTGCATGCACTGCTGCTTAAGGGTTGCACCAGTCCAGCTGCATTTGACCAGACCATCAACATCCTTTGCCAGCTGACCCATCACCTAGACGTGCCAGTTGTGGACCCTACAGAATCGCTGGCTTTCCCATTTCATGTAATGGCACTGCTGCCGTACCTACTCTTGAACTTCGATGACCCTGCTCCATTGTGCGTCCGTGCTGCAAGGGCCATTGCCCAGGTGTGCATGGAGCGATCGCAAAAGCTGGAAAACCTTGCCACAGTAATGACTCTCTACAGCCAGCACTCTTTCAGCAAAGAGAACCTGCAGTGGACCAAGTGTGTGGTCAAGTACCTCTATGACGCCTACTCTCATGTATTCATTGGCATCGTCTCTTTCCTTGTTGAGACAGTGGAAAAAGGACCTCCCTCATTAATGCAGCATATGCTCAATGTCCTCTACTGTATTCTCCTCTACATGGACATACAAAGTGCGGCACAGACAATCAATGCTGACCTTCTGCGAGCCATTGCTCGCCACGTGGAGGGCTCTCACTGGAAGGACGTGTTAAAGATCTTGAAGCATGTTGTGGCTCGGTCATCCAGCTTGGCTGCACCACCTTCGTCAGTTCCTGCGTCCCTTTCGGGTGTAACCACAGCTGATTGCATTAGCATTGCCTCCAGCACTTCATTTGCGGAATCCGAGTTTTCTGCCAAACGAGAGCTGCCCGGTCGCACCATTGATTTTACGTTTGACCTCTCCATAACTCCCGTCGTAGGCCTAAACCCAGACACCAAAGAGGAGTCTAATGAGACCAAAGAAGAGAAGAGCTCCCCAAGGCGTAGCTTGTCGCATAATCATTCTTTCAGTGAAAATGGCTCTCTCGGTGGCTGGAGGCGCCCTTGGCTGTCACAGGGACGAACTCGTGAGCATCTCATCAGCCTGTTGACGGCCTGTGGCCAACGTGTTGGGCTTCCTAAAAGTCCCTCGGTCATTTTCAGCCAGACCAGCGATGTTGCCGAGCGTCAGTCCTCCATGTGCAGCAGCACGGAGGAGGTGTCTGCCACCAACAACGATGTCTCGGCTGACAGCAAACTGGACGATGGCACGCACAGTGACCAGCAGTTTGGCATCTTCAAGGACTTTGATTTCCTTGAGTACGAGCTGGAAAGTCAGGAAGGCGAGAGCATGGACAACTTCAACTGGGGAGTACGGCGCCGGTCGCCCCCCAATTTCGAGGTGCAGTGCACGGGTGCGGTCCAGCCCTCTGGATCTGACTCGAGCATCACTGTGCGCTACAGTGTCGCGACACCCAGGCGGGAAGAGTCCTCTGATGATGATGCTGGTAGTGTTTCACCCCTTTACGATCACTCGGAGCTGCCAAGTTGCACAAGCAGCCTTGTCTTCCCTGCAATTTCATTACCTCTTAAAGGCAGCTTTCGGAGACCTGGAAGCCCTGTGTCAGTATCATCACAGAGCTTTGTCAGTGATGGTGACCTCACCCTTAGCAATACTTCTCCGAGCTTTTCTCCACTTACTGCGACTGCACCGCCACTTGATGATGCGGAAGATGCTTGGAGAGCGAGCCTACGCCGCCTGATGGCTGCCTCCCCAGAGGACACCAGTTCCATCTACCAGACTCTGGGGCGCCTGCTACGGGAGTCATTCCGCAAAGTCTCCCGCATGACACGAGAGTCCTGCCAGCTACTGTCTGGCACTGACTGCCTACGCCGTGTGACTGCCCTGTTTCTCAACGTGCTTGATGTGCTGGCCACTCAAGCGGAACTGCCCTTCGTCTATGTAGACCCCCAAGTGACTTCCATA